From the genome of Synechococcales cyanobacterium T60_A2020_003:
TAATCATTGTGACGTGATTTCTAGATTCCTTTCAAGGTACTGAATCACGCTCCAGCGTCCGTTGGTTTGCCAGTCTGGATCTTCGGCGGCGATTTCTTCTGCCCGTCCGGGAGCCAGACCCACCACCAGTTCAGATTTGAGGGTGCGTAGGACGAGACTCGGTGCAGGCAGATAGTGGGCGATCGCCCCAAAATTTGCAGTGGTGTCCCATTGGCGATCGCCCAGAATCCGTCGATAGTGGGCATCACCTTTGAACACGAGTAAATCGGAGGTCGCTAGATCTTGATACAACGCCTCTGGCATCGCCCAAAACACGCGAGGAGCCGTCCAAAAGGGATCTGCGCATACCTGAAGGCGTTTTGAGGCGATCGCCTGCTGCAAGCGCGATGCTAGAGCCGGGAGATCGGGATCGGGATCCTTGGCGAGGTGGTGTAGGGTGATATCCAAGTCCGCAGGCGTGGCATCGGACACAAAGGTCGGGTGCGATTTGAGATGAATATGGACGGTCTGGGCGATGTTGGTGGTGAACATCCCGTCGATCCAGGTGAGGTCGCCGACAAGCTCGATTCCGGCATTGTCAGCAATGAGATCGACACGATGGAGGGGAGGTTGAGACAGATGGGCGATCGCTTCCTCCGTCTGATTCACCAACAGATGATGGTGGATCGAGTCATGCTGGACGATCGCTAACGGTTCCCCCGGTCTGAGACTTAAA
Proteins encoded in this window:
- a CDS encoding protein-glutamate O-methyltransferase family protein, with product MPPPIGMADPSSFAHYTWKTRWRKVVQEVQADPRYGVEVGQRLDALLQEMETGSVLASPDTYGSDLDAWQRDLVPYRDRPWIELPWFFAEVYFFRRLLAATHYFHPDDDDYGLDPFAPSKVSSLEKHHLELRSLVAAFAALQEESWQTLLRAGFLRMLWGNQADLSLRPGEPLAIVQHDSIHHHLLVNQTEEAIAHLSQPPLHRVDLIADNAGIELVGDLTWIDGMFTTNIAQTVHIHLKSHPTFVSDATPADLDITLHHLAKDPDPDLPALASRLQQAIASKRLQVCADPFWTAPRVFWAMPEALYQDLATSDLLVFKGDAHYRRILGDRQWDTTANFGAIAHYLPAPSLVLRTLKSELVVGLAPGRAEEIAAEDPDWQTNGRWSVIQYLERNLEITSQ